TGGTCAACTTCTTCGTCGAGCCGAGCACGCGTACGCGGGTCTCGTTCGAGCTTGCCGAACAGCGTCTTTCGGCGGACATCGTGAATATGCAGGCGCAGGTCAGCAGCCTCAAGAAGGGCGAGACGCTGCTCGATACCGTGCGCAACATCGAGGCGCTGCAGGTCGATCTCGTCGTCATGCGCCACAGCACGCCGGGCGCGCAGGACTTCATCGCACAGCATCTGAAGTGCGGCGTGGTGAACGCCGGCGACGGCGCCCACAGCCACCCGACCCAGGCGCTGCTCGACATCTTCACGATCCGCGAAAAAATGGGCCGGATCAAGGGGCTGAACGTAACCATCCTCGGCGACATCCTCCACAGCCGGGTGGCGCGCAGCAACATGTGGGGGCTGCTGAAGCTCGGAGCGAACGTGACGCTCGCCGGCCCCTCGACCCTCGTTCCGCGCGAATTCGAAGCGGTCGGCGTCAAGGTCTGCCACAATCTGAAGGACGCGGTCCGCGACGCGGATGTCGTGAATTTGCTCCGCATCCAGCACGAGCGGCAGGCGGCGGGCTTTTTTCCGAGCACCTCCGAATACGCCCGGTTCTTCGGAATCAACCGCGAAACCATGAAACTCATGAAGCCGGATGCGCTGATCATGCATCCGGGCCCGATCAACCGTGACGTCGAAATCACCAGCGAAG
The nucleotide sequence above comes from Victivallis lenta. Encoded proteins:
- a CDS encoding aspartate carbamoyltransferase catalytic subunit, producing the protein MEWTRKDLLSLYDLSPEEITFLLDTAEEFKKVSERKVKKVPALRGKTVVNFFVEPSTRTRVSFELAEQRLSADIVNMQAQVSSLKKGETLLDTVRNIEALQVDLVVMRHSTPGAQDFIAQHLKCGVVNAGDGAHSHPTQALLDIFTIREKMGRIKGLNVTILGDILHSRVARSNMWGLLKLGANVTLAGPSTLVPREFEAVGVKVCHNLKDAVRDADVVNLLRIQHERQAAGFFPSTSEYARFFGINRETMKLMKPDALIMHPGPINRDVEITSEVADGPNSVILEQVTNGLAVRMAVLFLVAGCVQK